One genomic region from Halorussus rarus encodes:
- a CDS encoding LVIVD repeat-containing protein — protein sequence MRRRSYLRSVGAVGACALAPTVASARGDDRTGSSMSPSSVSLTGALEAVVGDDGTTVYVAAHDGFGVVDASDFANPEVVAERRGLLADREFGPLREIYDVSVSGDRLLVAGPRTGLYNEELGGFLLYDVSDPADPKQVAFFETDHGIHNAFLDGDTAYLTGTGLDAEPLVVVDLAGDRPEEVARWSVVDENEAWRDVESVVRSCHDVYVQDGTAYVAYWDAGTWLLDVSDPANPTPELHLGGRKPAAIHDAGERSVIEALELPGNSHYVAPNEDGSLLAVGREAWDNGDTDRTGGPGGITLWDVADRSSPERLVRLAPPTFEDRSEYLNRTSHNFAFRGDRLYTSWYGGGVRVYDVSAPAEPTLLDAWAKPDRTTFWTAQPADGGFVASSRFDPTKREQLSRKEKRKPAESAKLFTFPEPSGEDPRPARTEPAPVRPSETTGAPATTTATEATETTATTTTAETTTGDRTDTTTESTGVGTPGFGVGTALVGGGLALARLLRKQS from the coding sequence ATGCGACGACGCAGTTACCTCCGGAGCGTCGGCGCCGTCGGCGCGTGCGCCCTCGCCCCGACCGTCGCGTCCGCCCGCGGCGACGACCGCACCGGCAGTTCGATGTCGCCGTCCAGCGTCTCGCTGACCGGGGCGCTCGAAGCGGTGGTCGGCGACGACGGGACGACCGTCTACGTCGCGGCCCACGACGGGTTCGGCGTCGTGGACGCGAGCGACTTCGCGAACCCGGAAGTGGTGGCCGAGCGCCGCGGCCTGCTCGCCGACCGGGAGTTCGGTCCCCTGCGCGAGATCTACGACGTGTCGGTCTCGGGCGACCGCCTGCTCGTCGCCGGCCCCCGGACGGGCCTGTACAACGAGGAACTCGGCGGATTCCTGCTGTACGACGTGAGCGACCCCGCGGACCCGAAGCAGGTCGCGTTCTTCGAGACCGACCACGGCATCCACAACGCCTTCCTCGACGGCGACACCGCCTACCTCACCGGGACCGGCCTCGACGCCGAACCGCTGGTCGTCGTCGACCTCGCGGGCGACCGACCGGAGGAGGTAGCCCGGTGGTCGGTCGTCGACGAGAACGAGGCCTGGCGCGACGTCGAGAGCGTCGTCCGCTCCTGTCACGACGTGTACGTGCAGGACGGCACGGCCTACGTCGCCTACTGGGACGCGGGGACGTGGCTGCTCGACGTGAGCGACCCCGCGAACCCGACGCCGGAGCTCCACCTCGGCGGTCGGAAGCCGGCGGCGATCCACGACGCCGGCGAGAGGTCGGTCATCGAGGCCCTCGAACTCCCGGGCAACAGCCACTACGTCGCGCCCAACGAGGACGGGTCGCTGCTCGCGGTGGGCCGGGAGGCGTGGGACAACGGCGACACCGACCGCACCGGCGGCCCGGGCGGCATCACCCTCTGGGACGTCGCGGACCGCTCGTCGCCCGAGCGACTCGTCCGGCTCGCGCCGCCGACCTTCGAGGACCGCTCCGAGTACCTCAACCGGACGTCGCACAACTTCGCCTTCCGCGGGGACCGGCTGTACACCTCGTGGTACGGCGGCGGCGTCAGGGTGTACGACGTGAGCGCGCCGGCCGAGCCGACGCTCCTCGACGCGTGGGCGAAGCCGGACAGGACCACCTTCTGGACCGCCCAGCCGGCCGACGGCGGGTTCGTCGCGTCGAGCCGGTTCGACCCGACGAAGCGCGAACAGCTGAGCCGGAAGGAGAAGCGCAAGCCGGCCGAGTCGGCGAAGCTGTTCACCTTCCCGGAGCCGTCCGGGGAGGACCCCCGACCCGCCCGAACCGAGCCGGCCCCCGTTCGCCCGTCGGAGACGACCGGGGCCCCGGCGACGACGACCGCGACCGAAGCGACAGAGACGACAGCCACGACCACCACTGCGGAGACGACGACCGGCGACCGGACCGACACCACAACCGAGTCGACCGGCGTCGGGACGCCCGGCTTCGGCGTCGGCACGGCCCTCGTCGGCGGCGGGCTGGCGCTCGCCCGGCTACTCCGGAAGCAGTCCTGA
- a CDS encoding 50S ribosomal protein L31e codes for MSANDFEERVITVPLRDAKAAAKHERADKAMSLVRDHLAQHFKVEDDEVRLDPSINEAVWSQGRKKPPSKLRVRAARFEEEGETIVEAEHAE; via the coding sequence ATGAGCGCCAACGACTTCGAGGAGCGCGTCATCACGGTGCCGCTCCGCGACGCCAAGGCCGCGGCGAAGCACGAGCGCGCCGACAAGGCGATGTCGCTCGTCCGCGACCACCTCGCCCAGCACTTCAAGGTCGAGGACGACGAGGTCCGGCTGGACCCCTCCATCAACGAGGCCGTCTGGTCGCAGGGCCGCAAGAAGCCCCCGAGCAAGCTCCGCGTCCGCGCCGCCCGATTCGAGGAAGAGGGCGAGACCATCGTCGAAGCGGAACACGCCGAGTAG
- a CDS encoding aminotransferase class V-fold PLP-dependent enzyme, which produces MGLQESEALDVERIREDFPVLQREFDGQQVVYLDNAATTQTPKRVVEAITEYYYEYNANVHRGIHQLSQEASIAYEEAHDTLADFVGADGREEMVFTKNTTEAENLVAYSWGLNELGPGDEVVLTEMEHHASLVTWQQTAKKTGADVKYIPITDEGHLDMAAAKELITDDTKLVSAVHVSNSLGTVNPLAELADIAHDHDALIFGDGAQAVPNRPVDVKDLDVDFYAFSGHKMAGPTGIGGLYGKEEILEEMEPYLYGGDMIRKVTYEESTWNDLPWKFEAGTPSIAQGIAFAEAAEYTDEIGLDNIRRHEEHLTEYALDRLAEFDDVEIYGPTDPTERGGLVGFNLDGVHAHDLASILNDHAVAIRAGDHCTQPLHDKLGVAASARASFYLYNTTDEIDALMEGLEDARELFA; this is translated from the coding sequence ATGGGACTACAAGAATCCGAGGCGCTCGACGTCGAGCGCATCCGGGAGGACTTCCCCGTTCTCCAGCGGGAGTTCGACGGCCAGCAAGTCGTCTACCTCGACAACGCCGCGACGACCCAGACCCCTAAACGGGTCGTCGAGGCCATCACCGAGTACTACTACGAGTACAACGCCAACGTCCACCGGGGCATCCACCAGCTGAGCCAGGAGGCCTCCATCGCCTACGAGGAGGCCCACGACACGCTCGCGGACTTCGTCGGCGCCGACGGCCGCGAGGAGATGGTGTTCACCAAGAACACCACCGAGGCCGAGAACCTCGTCGCCTACTCGTGGGGGCTGAACGAGCTCGGGCCGGGCGACGAGGTCGTCCTCACCGAGATGGAGCACCACGCCTCGCTGGTCACCTGGCAGCAGACCGCCAAGAAGACCGGCGCGGACGTGAAGTACATCCCCATCACCGACGAGGGCCACCTCGACATGGCGGCCGCGAAGGAGCTCATCACCGACGACACGAAGCTGGTGAGCGCGGTCCACGTCTCGAACTCGCTGGGTACCGTCAACCCGCTCGCGGAACTCGCGGACATCGCCCACGACCACGACGCGCTGATCTTCGGCGACGGCGCCCAGGCCGTGCCGAACCGCCCGGTCGACGTGAAGGACCTCGACGTCGACTTCTACGCGTTCTCGGGCCACAAGATGGCTGGGCCGACCGGCATCGGCGGCCTCTACGGCAAGGAGGAGATCCTCGAGGAGATGGAGCCGTACCTCTACGGCGGCGACATGATCCGGAAGGTCACCTACGAGGAGTCGACCTGGAACGACCTGCCGTGGAAGTTCGAGGCCGGCACGCCCTCCATCGCCCAGGGCATCGCGTTCGCCGAGGCGGCCGAGTACACCGACGAGATCGGCCTCGACAACATCCGGCGCCACGAGGAGCACCTCACCGAGTACGCCCTCGACCGGCTGGCCGAGTTCGACGACGTCGAGATCTACGGCCCGACCGACCCGACCGAGCGCGGCGGCCTGGTCGGCTTCAACCTCGACGGCGTCCACGCCCACGACCTCGCCTCCATCCTGAACGACCACGCGGTCGCCATCCGGGCGGGCGACCACTGCACCCAGCCGCTCCACGACAAACTCGGCGTCGCGGCGTCGGCCCGCGCGTCGTTCTACCTCTACAACACGACCGACGAAATCGACGCCCTGATGGAGGGGCTGGAAGACGCCCGCGAACTGTTCGCGTAG
- a CDS encoding DUF424 domain-containing protein, which translates to MILKERETDEGLLVAVCDEDVLGETFENGDVSLTVTEEFYGGESVDEQAVADSLARASVANIVGAEAVDLAVSEGFVDEANVLDVGSTRHAQFLRM; encoded by the coding sequence ATGATACTCAAGGAGCGCGAGACCGACGAGGGGCTGCTGGTCGCGGTCTGCGACGAGGACGTGCTGGGCGAGACGTTCGAGAACGGCGACGTCTCGCTGACCGTCACCGAGGAGTTCTACGGCGGCGAGTCGGTCGACGAGCAGGCGGTCGCCGACAGCCTCGCCCGCGCGTCGGTCGCCAACATCGTGGGGGCCGAGGCGGTCGACCTCGCGGTCAGCGAGGGGTTCGTCGACGAGGCCAACGTCCTCGACGTCGGGTCGACCCGCCACGCCCAGTTCCTCCGGATGTGA
- a CDS encoding translation initiation factor IF-6 — translation MLRAAFVGSSYVGVFATTTDEYLLVRPDLEDDVVADVADELGVEAIATTVGGSSTVGALAVGNENGLLVSSRITDRERERIADAAEADVTELPGKINAAGNVVLANDSGAYVHPDLSRDAMRAVEKALEVDVERGELADVRTVGTAAVATNEGVLCHPKATDAQLDRLEEVLGVPADIGTINYGAPLVGSGLLANRRGYVVGQETTGPELGRIDQALGYIE, via the coding sequence TTGCTCCGCGCCGCTTTCGTCGGGTCGTCCTACGTCGGCGTTTTCGCGACCACCACCGACGAGTACCTGCTGGTCCGGCCGGACCTGGAGGACGACGTCGTCGCCGACGTGGCCGACGAACTCGGCGTCGAAGCCATCGCGACCACGGTCGGCGGGTCGTCGACCGTCGGCGCGCTGGCGGTCGGCAACGAGAACGGTCTGCTGGTCAGCAGTCGCATCACCGACCGCGAGCGCGAGCGCATCGCCGACGCCGCGGAGGCCGACGTGACCGAACTCCCGGGCAAGATAAACGCCGCCGGCAACGTCGTCCTCGCCAACGACAGCGGGGCCTACGTCCACCCGGACCTCTCGCGCGACGCGATGCGGGCTGTCGAGAAGGCGCTCGAGGTGGACGTCGAGCGCGGCGAGCTCGCCGACGTCCGGACGGTCGGCACCGCCGCGGTCGCCACGAACGAGGGCGTGCTCTGCCACCCGAAGGCGACCGACGCCCAGCTCGACCGGCTGGAGGAGGTGCTGGGCGTGCCCGCCGACATCGGCACCATCAACTACGGCGCGCCGCTGGTCGGGTCGGGGCTGCTCGCCAACAGGCGCGGCTACGTCGTGGGCCAGGAGACGACCGGGCCGGAGCTCGGCCGCATCGACCAGGCGCTCGGGTACATCGAGTAG
- a CDS encoding HD domain-containing protein, translating into MRDEVRKRAETYFDEVSSNAERRGSSERSSDGVSPAHDWHHVERVASLAETLAAEYDVDEDVLFAAVWLHDVGRPKEDRGEIDDHAEWGAEEADDILADLGAGAETIDAVQHCIRAHRFSNDVEPGTREAELLCDADNLDALGAVGVARCFSYGGEHGSPLHDPDLPPEADDTAAGATQFNHLHKKLLALPDRMYTEAGRRLAEERAAYVAEFAERFEREVAGDA; encoded by the coding sequence ATGAGAGACGAGGTCCGCAAGCGCGCCGAGACTTACTTCGACGAAGTCTCGTCGAACGCAGAGAGACGAGGCTCGTCAGAGCGAAGCTCTGACGGCGTATCGCCGGCCCACGACTGGCATCACGTCGAGCGCGTGGCCAGCCTGGCCGAGACGCTCGCCGCCGAGTACGACGTCGACGAGGACGTGCTGTTCGCGGCGGTGTGGCTCCACGACGTCGGCCGGCCGAAGGAGGACCGCGGCGAGATCGACGACCACGCCGAGTGGGGCGCCGAGGAAGCCGACGACATCCTCGCGGACCTCGGCGCCGGCGCCGAGACCATCGACGCCGTGCAGCACTGCATCCGGGCCCACCGCTTCTCGAACGACGTCGAACCCGGAACTCGCGAGGCCGAACTCCTCTGCGACGCCGACAACCTCGACGCGCTCGGCGCGGTCGGGGTCGCCCGCTGCTTCTCCTACGGCGGCGAGCACGGGAGCCCGCTGCACGACCCCGACCTGCCGCCCGAGGCCGACGACACCGCTGCCGGCGCGACCCAGTTCAACCACCTCCACAAGAAACTGCTCGCGCTCCCCGACCGGATGTACACCGAGGCGGGCCGCCGACTCGCCGAGGAGCGCGCCGCCTACGTCGCCGAGTTCGCCGAGCGGTTCGAGCGCGAGGTCGCCGGCGACGCCTGA
- a CDS encoding 50S ribosomal protein L39e — MSKKSKGKKKRLSKLDRQNSRVPAWVIMKTDRDTMQNPKRRNWRRQDTDE, encoded by the coding sequence ATGAGCAAGAAATCGAAGGGCAAGAAGAAGCGCCTCTCGAAGCTCGACCGACAGAACAGCCGCGTCCCGGCGTGGGTCATCATGAAGACCGACCGGGACACGATGCAGAACCCGAAGCGTCGTAACTGGCGGCGGCAGGACACCGACGAATAA
- a CDS encoding tetratricopeptide repeat protein translates to MSDPEDHDFSEDERFDDPYEGFDLDPPELDVDPDKVDPVDSRVVADLLDDETVANDDVDVEELVDVGLNYMRINRFEQAADTFERAAQFAPDGSKLEQEAWTNKGAAHAELDEWDAAIGAYREAINIDEDSEHAATAETNLAYALWESGRSEQALEHAERAVEIDERFAEAWFNRGFFLLERGLAEDALNSLENAIRLGHRNSQVLDEKARALEELGQYDEAEEIAEEAEELREQAEQELIDQEQEQRQQR, encoded by the coding sequence ATGAGCGACCCCGAGGACCACGACTTCTCCGAGGACGAGCGGTTCGACGACCCCTACGAGGGGTTCGACCTCGACCCGCCCGAACTGGACGTCGACCCCGACAAGGTCGACCCGGTCGACTCCCGCGTCGTCGCCGACCTGCTCGACGACGAGACCGTCGCCAACGACGACGTCGACGTCGAGGAGCTCGTCGACGTGGGGCTGAACTACATGCGCATCAACCGGTTCGAGCAGGCCGCCGACACCTTCGAGCGCGCGGCCCAGTTCGCCCCCGACGGCAGCAAGCTCGAACAGGAGGCCTGGACCAACAAGGGCGCGGCCCACGCCGAACTCGACGAGTGGGACGCCGCCATCGGCGCGTACCGCGAGGCCATCAACATCGACGAGGACAGCGAGCACGCCGCGACCGCCGAGACGAACCTGGCCTACGCGCTCTGGGAGTCGGGCCGGAGCGAACAGGCCCTCGAACACGCCGAGCGAGCGGTCGAGATCGACGAGCGGTTCGCCGAGGCGTGGTTCAACCGCGGGTTCTTCCTGCTGGAGCGCGGGCTGGCCGAGGACGCGCTCAACAGCCTGGAGAACGCCATCCGGCTGGGCCACCGCAACTCCCAGGTGCTCGACGAGAAGGCCCGCGCGCTCGAGGAACTGGGCCAGTACGACGAGGCAGAGGAGATCGCCGAGGAGGCCGAGGAGCTCCGCGAGCAGGCCGAGCAGGAGCTCATCGACCAGGAGCAGGAGCAGCGCCAGCAGCGATGA
- the thpR gene encoding RNA 2',3'-cyclic phosphodiesterase, whose translation MRLFVSVDLPDELADDVADLQEQFAGASGLSFVDPAQAHVTVKFLDEVNRGELPRVKNALRRAVEEAGVDPFEATYEGLGVFPDIGYIQVVWLGVSDGGDELTALHEAVEREVTRLGFDPEDHEFTPHVTIARMEHAGGKELVQENVEELDPTVGTTGVEELRLTESVLTDEGPEYSTVESFPLE comes from the coding sequence ATGAGACTCTTCGTGAGCGTCGACCTGCCCGACGAGCTCGCCGACGACGTCGCGGACCTCCAGGAGCAGTTCGCGGGCGCCTCGGGGCTGAGCTTCGTCGACCCCGCACAGGCCCACGTCACCGTCAAGTTCCTCGACGAGGTCAACCGGGGCGAGCTCCCGCGGGTGAAGAACGCCCTCCGGCGCGCGGTCGAGGAGGCCGGTGTCGACCCCTTCGAGGCGACCTACGAGGGGCTGGGCGTGTTCCCCGACATCGGCTACATCCAGGTGGTCTGGCTCGGCGTGAGCGACGGCGGCGACGAGCTGACCGCGCTCCACGAGGCCGTCGAGCGCGAGGTGACGCGGCTGGGGTTCGACCCGGAGGACCACGAGTTCACGCCCCACGTCACCATCGCCCGGATGGAACACGCCGGCGGCAAGGAGCTGGTCCAGGAGAACGTCGAGGAGCTGGACCCGACCGTGGGGACGACCGGGGTCGAGGAGCTCCGGCTCACCGAGAGCGTGCTGACCGACGAGGGTCCCGAGTACTCGACGGTCGAGTCGTTCCCGCTGGAGTGA
- a CDS encoding DUF7563 family protein, which yields MPECQNCGAFITQEFQRVFAGRDGEVHGCYECKQKTDIKNGAAAET from the coding sequence ATGCCTGAGTGTCAGAACTGCGGCGCGTTCATCACGCAGGAGTTCCAGCGCGTGTTCGCCGGCCGCGACGGCGAAGTCCACGGCTGCTACGAGTGCAAGCAGAAGACCGATATCAAGAACGGCGCGGCCGCGGAGACCTGA
- a CDS encoding arsinothricin resistance N-acetyltransferase ArsN1 family B, protein MKIRLAREADAAGIRAVYAPIVEHTVVSFEADPPSEAEVADRVADTLAEYPWLVCEIEDSGSESETADSESEIAGYAYAGRHRKREAYRWSVDVSVYVAERHRRQGVGRGLYESLFEVLRLQRFYNAYAGIALPNAASVGLHESLGFEPVGVYESVGYKRGAWRDVGWWQLALRDRSEGGDADPSDAVDSPAEPRPLPDVRGTPAFETAVSAGESAVEP, encoded by the coding sequence ATGAAGATTCGACTCGCCCGCGAAGCCGACGCGGCCGGGATTCGAGCCGTCTACGCGCCGATAGTCGAGCACACGGTCGTCTCCTTCGAGGCCGACCCGCCGAGCGAGGCGGAGGTGGCCGACCGGGTCGCGGACACGCTCGCCGAGTACCCGTGGCTGGTCTGCGAGATAGAAGATAGCGGGTCCGAGAGCGAGACCGCGGATAGCGAGTCCGAGATCGCCGGCTACGCCTACGCCGGCCGGCACCGCAAGCGCGAGGCCTACCGCTGGTCGGTCGACGTGTCGGTGTACGTCGCCGAGCGCCACCGCCGGCAGGGGGTCGGCCGCGGGCTCTACGAGTCGCTGTTCGAGGTGCTGCGGCTACAGAGGTTCTACAACGCCTACGCCGGCATCGCGCTCCCTAACGCGGCCAGCGTCGGGCTCCACGAGTCGCTGGGCTTCGAACCGGTCGGCGTCTACGAGTCGGTGGGGTACAAGCGGGGCGCGTGGCGCGACGTCGGGTGGTGGCAGCTGGCGCTGCGGGACCGGTCCGAAGGAGGCGACGCCGACCCGTCGGACGCGGTCGACTCGCCCGCGGAGCCGCGACCGCTCCCCGACGTCCGGGGAACGCCGGCGTTCGAGACCGCGGTCTCGGCGGGCGAGTCGGCCGTCGAACCCTGA